The following are encoded in a window of Bacteroidales bacterium genomic DNA:
- a CDS encoding DUF3494 domain-containing protein: MKLKNVLPIVAMLLVVFFSGCKKEDENPGVNPTVTSTVPVNQATSISINSMVSANFSVAMNPSTMTLANFTLQHGTETVSGVVEYTGKTTTFTPSENLVSNTIYTATITTGAKDIAGNYIEKNYVWTFTTGAILDITLPTVTLTEPLNNATGVALNKAIAITFSEAMDPLTINSNTFTLNQGTNAISGLVSYSGTTATFTPTNTLVAGTTYTATITTGAKDLAGNALAVNTVLSFTTIANSDITLPTVTLTSPLDNATNVERNKVIAITFSETMEPLTINSNTFTLYQGTNAISGSIVYSGITATFTPTNALAASSIYTATITTGAKDLAGNALAINTVLSFTTNSTISNLAVVELGSAGNYVILAKTAITNISTSAITGDLGLSPAATSYITGLSLTDATGYAISAQVTGSIFAADMADPTPINLTTAVNNMITAYNDAAGRSNPDFLELSTGNIGGKTLTAGLYKWTNTVTLPSDVTISGGANDVWIFQISGDLLMSNAVNVTLIGGAQAKNIFWQVAGQATFGTTSHFEGVILSMTGITFQTGATLNGRALAQTAVALDGNAITKP; encoded by the coding sequence ATGAAACTAAAAAATGTACTACCAATCGTAGCAATGCTATTGGTTGTTTTCTTTTCCGGCTGTAAAAAAGAGGATGAAAATCCCGGTGTAAATCCTACTGTGACTTCTACAGTTCCTGTAAACCAAGCCACAAGTATTTCTATTAATAGTATGGTTTCAGCTAACTTTAGTGTAGCTATGAATCCATCTACTATGACATTAGCAAACTTTACTTTACAGCATGGAACTGAGACTGTATCAGGAGTAGTAGAATATACAGGTAAAACAACAACTTTTACCCCATCAGAGAATCTAGTATCAAATACAATCTATACTGCTACTATTACTACTGGGGCTAAAGACATCGCGGGAAATTACATTGAGAAAAACTATGTCTGGACATTTACTACAGGTGCAATCTTGGATATAACTTTACCCACAGTGACCTTGACAGAGCCACTTAACAACGCTACAGGTGTAGCACTTAATAAGGCTATTGCAATAACTTTTAGTGAGGCAATGGATCCTTTGACAATTAACTCCAATACATTTACCTTAAACCAAGGTACAAATGCTATTTCAGGTTTGGTATCTTATTCTGGAACTACTGCAACATTTACTCCTACAAATACCTTAGTAGCTGGAACTACATATACAGCTACAATAACTACTGGTGCAAAAGACTTAGCAGGTAATGCGCTTGCAGTCAACACTGTATTGAGTTTTACAACAATTGCAAATTCGGATATCACTTTACCTACAGTAACTTTGACAAGTCCTCTTGACAACGCCACTAATGTTGAACGCAACAAAGTGATTGCAATAACTTTCAGTGAAACAATGGAGCCTTTGACTATTAACTCCAATACATTTACCTTATATCAAGGCACAAATGCTATTTCAGGTTCGATAGTTTACTCTGGAATCACTGCAACATTTACTCCTACAAACGCCTTAGCAGCAAGCAGCATTTATACTGCTACAATAACTACTGGTGCAAAAGATTTGGCTGGGAATGCACTTGCAATCAACACCGTATTGAGTTTTACAACAAATAGTACCATTTCAAATTTAGCAGTGGTAGAACTTGGATCTGCAGGTAATTACGTGATTCTTGCAAAAACAGCAATCACCAACATCTCAACTTCAGCTATTACAGGAGACTTAGGACTTAGCCCAGCCGCTACATCATATATCACAGGTTTATCCTTAACAGATGCAACAGGTTATGCAATATCTGCACAGGTAACTGGTAGTATATTTGCAGCCGATATGGCAGATCCTACTCCTATTAACTTAACCACTGCAGTTAACAACATGATTACAGCTTACAACGATGCAGCTGGTCGTTCAAATCCAGATTTCTTGGAGTTGAGCACAGGTAATATTGGTGGAAAAACGCTAACAGCAGGTCTTTATAAATGGACGAATACCGTTACTTTACCTTCTGATGTTACCATTTCAGGTGGCGCAAACGATGTATGGATCTTCCAGATTTCAGGCGATCTTTTGATGAGTAACGCAGTGAATGTTACCCTTATCGGTGGTGCTCAAGCTAAAAACATTTTTTGGCAGGTAGCTGGTCAGGCAACCTTTGGAACAACCTCTCACTTTGAAGGTGTTATATTGTCGATGACAGGTATTACTTTCCAAACTGGCGCAACTTTGAATGGTAGAGCATTAGCACAAACGGCTGTCGCTCTTGACGGTAATGCTATAACAAAACCATAA
- a CDS encoding DUF3494 domain-containing protein: MKQNKMYPIVAMLLVGLMTGCEKGMDTNLSSKMSSGEKTIAYEPQQSALGGVYLGVAGDFAILSKSGITNVYKSSITGDVGSSPITGAAVLVTCAEVVGNIYTVDAAGPLPCRVTNATRLGIAVLDMQAAYTDAAGRINPNFLNLGAGNIGGLTLTPGLYKWTSALIIPTDVTISGGPNDVFIFQVAGTMIMSSAVRVTLSGGVQAKNIFWVTAGAVTFGTTSHFEGNILGQTGINMQTGATINGRMLAQTAVTLQMNTVNIPQ, from the coding sequence ATGAAACAGAACAAAATGTACCCAATCGTAGCCATGCTATTGGTTGGACTAATGACTGGATGTGAAAAAGGTATGGATACCAATTTATCCTCCAAGATGTCTTCCGGAGAAAAGACAATTGCTTATGAGCCACAACAAAGTGCATTGGGTGGAGTATATCTAGGCGTTGCAGGCGATTTTGCGATTCTTTCAAAATCAGGAATCACTAACGTATATAAATCATCGATTACTGGGGATGTTGGTTCAAGTCCAATCACTGGTGCTGCTGTACTGGTAACTTGTGCCGAAGTGGTAGGTAATATATACACAGTTGATGCTGCCGGGCCACTGCCTTGCAGGGTAACTAATGCAACCAGATTAGGTATCGCAGTGCTTGATATGCAAGCCGCCTACACTGATGCTGCCGGACGTATTAACCCTAACTTCTTGAATTTAGGTGCTGGGAATATTGGTGGTTTAACCCTTACCCCTGGCCTTTACAAATGGACTAGTGCGCTGATCATCCCAACGGATGTTACTATTTCGGGTGGACCTAACGATGTTTTTATATTCCAGGTTGCTGGAACCATGATTATGAGTTCTGCTGTTAGAGTTACCTTAAGTGGTGGTGTACAAGCAAAGAACATTTTCTGGGTAACAGCAGGTGCTGTAACCTTCGGTACTACTAGCCATTTTGAAGGAAACATTTTAGGACAGACTGGTATTAACATGCAGACTGGTGCCACTATAAACGGCAGGATGCTTGCTCAAACAGCAGTAACCCTTCAAATGAATACGGTTAATATTCCACAGTAA
- a CDS encoding general stress protein CsbD — MDKYLRPSRNDQKWSEQKEKLLNQFKSLTDKDLLFEAGRKFEMILRVSDKLGIPEPEMKRIFQEL, encoded by the coding sequence ATGGATAAATATTTAAGACCCTCACGTAACGACCAAAAGTGGAGCGAACAAAAAGAAAAACTCCTTAATCAATTCAAAAGTTTAACCGATAAAGATTTGCTTTTTGAAGCGGGAAGAAAGTTTGAAATGATACTAAGAGTCAGCGATAAACTCGGAATACCTGAACCAGAAATGAAGCGCATATTTCAAGAACTTTAA
- a CDS encoding cupin domain-containing protein — MDNAEVEKSKTFTNINLIGYEPNSVVCRIIMKKPAGNISLLSFNTDKEVKEKISPFDTFIQIIDGKAEIIIDGKSNLLETGQSIIIPAHSTNSLKANECFKMISTTIKSGYE; from the coding sequence TTGGATAATGCCGAAGTAGAAAAATCAAAAACTTTTACAAATATCAACCTAATTGGGTATGAACCTAATTCTGTTGTTTGTAGAATAATAATGAAAAAGCCGGCGGGAAATATATCCCTATTGTCTTTTAATACTGATAAAGAGGTTAAAGAAAAAATTTCTCCATTCGATACGTTTATTCAAATTATTGATGGCAAAGCCGAAATCATTATTGATGGTAAATCTAACTTACTTGAAACTGGGCAGTCAATTATAATACCAGCACACTCAACAAATTCTCTAAAAGCAAACGAATGCTTTAAGATGATTTCAACCACAATAAAAAGTGGATATGAATAA
- a CDS encoding SPFH/Band 7/PHB domain protein, translating into MNYIFIILPIVLIFLLGIRIVRPTERGLIERLGKYYKFALPGFHWIIPVIDKLYMVNVTEQMVDAQPQEIITNDNLNASVDAQVYFRVKSDEESVKGSIYHVNNYKWQIVNLARTTLRNIIGTLTLKSANSERGKINAELYKTLHIETQNWGIEIVRTELKEIDPPKDVQETMNKVVKAENEKIAAIDSATAAETVADGVKRAKIKEAEGYKQSKILHAEGEAEAIKLVNEAADKYFIGNAQLLRKLEALEASLENNTKIVIPAGTDLVNIIGEMAGIIPFDRKTKKN; encoded by the coding sequence ATGAACTACATTTTTATTATTCTACCAATTGTACTTATATTCTTACTAGGAATTAGAATTGTTCGACCAACCGAGAGAGGTCTTATCGAGAGGCTTGGGAAGTACTATAAATTCGCTCTTCCTGGGTTTCATTGGATTATCCCGGTTATCGACAAACTTTACATGGTTAATGTAACCGAACAGATGGTAGATGCACAACCTCAGGAAATAATTACCAACGATAATCTGAATGCAAGTGTAGATGCTCAGGTTTATTTTAGAGTTAAATCTGATGAAGAAAGCGTTAAAGGATCAATTTACCACGTAAATAATTACAAATGGCAGATTGTTAACCTTGCACGCACAACGCTCCGTAATATTATAGGTACACTTACACTTAAATCGGCTAATAGCGAGCGAGGCAAAATTAATGCCGAGCTCTATAAAACACTTCACATCGAAACTCAAAATTGGGGTATTGAGATTGTGCGCACAGAGTTGAAAGAAATTGATCCGCCAAAAGATGTACAAGAAACCATGAATAAAGTGGTAAAGGCAGAAAACGAAAAGATAGCGGCAATAGATTCCGCCACAGCAGCAGAAACTGTTGCTGATGGCGTAAAACGAGCTAAAATTAAAGAGGCAGAAGGATACAAGCAATCTAAAATATTACATGCAGAGGGAGAAGCGGAAGCAATTAAACTTGTTAATGAAGCAGCCGATAAGTATTTTATTGGTAACGCTCAATTGCTGCGTAAATTGGAAGCTCTTGAAGCATCGCTTGAAAATAATACCAAAATTGTAATCCCTGCTGGAACCGATTTGGTGAACATCATTGGAGAGATGGCAGGAATAATTCCATTTGACAGAAAAACAAAGAAAAATTAA
- a CDS encoding cold shock domain-containing protein, with product MSKGTVKFFNDSKGFGFIKDEASEKEYFVHVSGLINEIRENDEVTFDLQEGKKGLNAVNVKLV from the coding sequence ATGAGTAAAGGAACAGTGAAATTTTTTAATGATTCAAAAGGTTTTGGATTTATTAAAGACGAAGCATCAGAAAAAGAGTACTTTGTACATGTATCTGGCTTAATCAATGAGATTAGAGAAAATGACGAAGTAACTTTCGATCTTCAAGAAGGAAAAAAAGGATTAAATGCTGTAAATGTTAAGCTAGTATAA
- a CDS encoding lysozyme: protein MRKPKKKFYVVVLVFSIFVGIIVYKVFFEPETFKINKFKYPIFGIDISKHNGRINWDKLKNQNIDFAFIKATEGKTRLDPCFLDNIKGAKKIKVRVGAYHFFKFNRDGADQARNYLNRVKIYNLDFAPILDVEESGNYTNRNNPKLVIKEIRDFINYVEVRSSRKVIIYTNEHEYNKYIKDNFNKNPLWICSLDEEPPIDRIWTFWQYAHRGKLDGIKGWVDVNTFNGGKGDWNRFINRGFR, encoded by the coding sequence ATGAGAAAACCAAAAAAGAAATTCTATGTAGTTGTTCTTGTTTTCTCAATATTTGTTGGAATAATTGTCTATAAAGTTTTTTTTGAGCCCGAGACTTTCAAAATCAATAAATTCAAATACCCCATATTTGGTATTGATATATCGAAGCATAACGGTCGTATTAATTGGGATAAATTAAAGAATCAGAATATTGATTTTGCTTTTATTAAAGCCACAGAAGGAAAAACACGGTTAGATCCTTGTTTTCTGGATAATATAAAAGGTGCAAAAAAGATAAAGGTTAGAGTTGGTGCCTACCATTTCTTTAAATTCAATCGTGATGGCGCAGATCAAGCAAGAAATTATTTGAATAGAGTAAAAATCTATAATCTTGATTTTGCCCCTATTCTTGATGTTGAAGAATCTGGAAACTATACAAATAGAAATAATCCAAAATTAGTTATAAAGGAGATTAGGGATTTTATAAACTATGTGGAAGTAAGATCATCCCGAAAAGTGATTATATACACCAACGAGCACGAGTATAATAAGTATATCAAAGATAATTTCAACAAAAACCCTCTCTGGATTTGCTCATTAGATGAAGAACCTCCAATTGATAGAATCTGGACATTCTGGCAATATGCCCATCGAGGAAAACTTGACGGAATAAAGGGTTGGGTAGATGTTAACACATTCAATGGAGGTAAAGGTGATTGGAATCGTTTTATAAATAGAGGTTTCAGATAG
- a CDS encoding tetratricopeptide repeat protein, with product MIKSGFIVKIIKHLLLLFFLTTSNNLFAQIDSSFLSKGKFNEEDYWNKLRVNLYTDSSYNASYDFQYYINSGLKKIRSKEYSQAIIDFRSSLSILNNTKIQQIDTAIKKIPSPNLYIGICKSLINEKDSTVYYYKKCISSNKSAIEANNELGSILLKDGKIDSALTYFNQSYKLDMKSITTNYNIGYSYFLANDFAKSKKFLKQSIDINPKFKLSYIILGQISLIENKLLIAKNYFKSAIDVDASSTIGYYYRGFTYLRENELDLAYMDFLKVVELDSANYEPLGILGLIDIKSNRMEIGIFRLAKCVSNQAKKSSRMYFDDFKDIEFGSLLLELNKGNLKVEEKQIGYEFLKNLADNNGYKNTYITKDFFEKHNESQFAKRLYLLGLAKVNFLFTLEFCDQYLQKDSTLTMVQYIKSKILYYSQNYKKSIESFCKVIKNSDLYTSAYYFRGLAYKDYGNVEFAIQDFSKIISTYPYDTEALEARAGSLTILNRDKEAIKDYLKVIRIQPNISVYNNISVLYRRLALIDSAIYYSSKAIELFSNSSTLYFNRGLAYKESKEFDKALSDINKSLEFNPNWLPALFSRSEIFMEIFKYKEAISDLDVCIKANPDEIEKLYSKRAQAYYYIGEYDDAISDFQWLLNINKNDLNLNISMGDCYRSKKDFPNAIKYYDIALKKDSTLSDVYYQKGLCFSSTGESEQAIFNYKKAINIDSTYSLPFSSLAREYYKTGNYNKSIMFSQKAVELNKRDLDAMFIIALSNLRLNNFNVAKRQYQLFKKLGIKQGKEINQKTINDLKELIEKGIYVDESKEILKDIFDIQI from the coding sequence ATGATTAAAAGTGGTTTTATTGTAAAAATAATCAAACATTTACTTCTATTATTTTTCTTAACAACTAGCAATAATTTATTTGCCCAGATTGATAGTTCATTTCTATCTAAAGGTAAATTCAATGAGGAAGATTATTGGAACAAACTCAGGGTAAATCTTTATACCGATTCTAGTTATAACGCATCCTACGATTTTCAGTATTATATCAATAGTGGACTAAAAAAAATAAGATCCAAAGAGTATTCCCAAGCAATTATCGATTTTAGAAGTTCTTTGTCAATTTTGAACAATACCAAAATACAGCAGATAGATACTGCAATTAAAAAGATACCATCTCCTAATTTATATATTGGAATCTGCAAATCACTTATTAATGAGAAAGATAGCACTGTCTACTATTATAAAAAATGTATTTCATCCAATAAATCAGCTATTGAAGCAAATAATGAATTAGGTTCAATCTTACTAAAAGATGGAAAAATTGATTCAGCACTCACCTACTTCAACCAAAGCTATAAATTGGATATGAAAAGCATAACAACTAACTATAATATTGGCTATTCATATTTTCTAGCAAATGATTTTGCAAAATCAAAGAAGTTCTTAAAACAATCAATTGACATCAATCCTAAATTCAAATTATCTTATATCATTTTAGGTCAAATATCATTGATTGAAAATAAATTACTTATTGCAAAAAATTATTTTAAATCTGCAATTGATGTTGATGCTTCATCAACAATAGGATACTACTATCGTGGATTTACATATCTTCGAGAAAATGAATTGGATTTGGCCTATATGGATTTTCTTAAAGTAGTTGAACTTGATAGTGCAAATTATGAACCTTTAGGAATTCTAGGGCTTATTGATATAAAATCGAATAGAATGGAAATTGGTATCTTTCGTTTAGCAAAGTGCGTTTCAAATCAAGCCAAAAAATCATCAAGAATGTATTTTGATGATTTTAAAGATATTGAGTTCGGGTCATTATTACTTGAACTAAATAAAGGTAATCTAAAAGTTGAGGAGAAACAAATAGGCTATGAATTTTTAAAAAATTTGGCGGACAATAATGGATATAAAAACACCTATATTACTAAAGATTTTTTTGAAAAACATAATGAATCCCAATTTGCTAAACGCCTTTATTTGCTAGGTCTTGCAAAAGTCAACTTCCTGTTTACCCTTGAATTTTGCGATCAATATCTCCAAAAAGATTCTACCCTCACCATGGTTCAATATATTAAAAGCAAAATACTTTACTATTCACAAAATTATAAAAAGAGCATAGAAAGTTTTTGTAAGGTTATTAAAAATTCGGACCTATATACAAGTGCTTATTATTTCAGAGGATTAGCTTACAAAGATTATGGGAATGTTGAATTTGCCATCCAAGATTTTAGCAAGATAATTTCTACATACCCCTATGATACAGAAGCACTTGAAGCAAGGGCTGGTTCGTTAACAATATTAAATCGTGATAAAGAGGCAATTAAAGACTATCTTAAAGTTATTAGAATTCAACCTAACATTTCAGTTTACAATAATATTTCAGTTTTATATAGACGATTAGCACTAATCGATAGTGCAATTTATTATTCTTCCAAGGCAATAGAATTATTTTCTAATTCTAGTACTCTATACTTCAACAGGGGATTAGCATATAAGGAAAGTAAAGAATTTGATAAAGCATTATCCGATATTAATAAATCGCTTGAATTCAACCCAAATTGGTTACCAGCATTATTTTCAAGAAGTGAGATATTTATGGAAATATTCAAATATAAAGAAGCAATTTCGGATTTAGATGTTTGTATAAAAGCTAATCCTGATGAAATAGAAAAATTGTATTCAAAAAGAGCCCAAGCATATTATTATATTGGCGAATATGATGATGCTATAAGTGATTTTCAATGGCTATTAAACATAAACAAAAACGATTTGAATCTAAATATTAGTATGGGTGATTGCTATCGGTCGAAAAAAGATTTTCCTAATGCAATAAAATACTACGATATAGCACTTAAAAAGGACTCAACATTAAGTGATGTATATTACCAAAAAGGATTGTGCTTTTCATCAACAGGTGAGAGCGAACAAGCGATTTTTAACTATAAAAAAGCAATAAATATAGATTCCACATATTCACTACCATTTAGTTCCTTAGCTCGTGAATATTACAAAACTGGCAATTACAATAAATCAATTATGTTTTCTCAAAAAGCCGTCGAATTGAATAAAAGGGATTTAGATGCAATGTTTATTATTGCATTATCTAATCTTAGGCTAAATAATTTTAATGTAGCAAAAAGACAATATCAGTTATTCAAAAAACTAGGTATTAAGCAAGGAAAAGAAATCAATCAAAAAACAATAAACGATTTGAAAGAACTAATTGAAAAAGGCATATATGTGGATGAATCTAAAGAAATTCTCAAGGATATTTTTGATATTCAGATTTAG
- a CDS encoding NAD(P)H-dependent oxidoreductase subunit E translates to MSHIKVELKKEQIAKLKEICKSFNNEAGELINVLHKSQETFGYLPAEVQEIIAKELNISVAKVYGVVTFYSFFTMIPKGKHPISICTGTACYVRGAEKVLDEFKRILDVKVGETTPDGKFSLSCLRCVGACGLAPVVSVGEKIYGRVSPDGVKDILKEYE, encoded by the coding sequence ATGTCACATATAAAAGTTGAACTAAAAAAAGAACAGATTGCAAAACTCAAGGAGATTTGCAAATCGTTCAACAACGAGGCTGGTGAACTAATTAATGTGCTTCACAAGTCACAGGAAACATTTGGTTATCTTCCTGCCGAAGTGCAAGAAATTATTGCCAAGGAGTTAAACATCTCGGTTGCTAAGGTGTATGGAGTTGTAACATTCTACTCGTTCTTCACCATGATTCCAAAAGGCAAACACCCTATCAGCATTTGTACTGGTACTGCTTGCTATGTTCGTGGAGCCGAGAAAGTGCTTGATGAATTCAAGCGAATTCTTGATGTGAAGGTTGGCGAAACAACCCCTGATGGGAAATTCTCCCTCAGCTGCTTACGTTGCGTTGGCGCTTGTGGTCTTGCCCCTGTAGTGTCAGTAGGTGAAAAAATATACGGACGTGTTTCACCTGATGGAGTTAAGGATATTCTAAAAGAATATGAATAA
- a CDS encoding 4Fe-4S dicluster domain-containing protein has protein sequence MENIKLTIDNRPVEVPVGTTVYKAAKTLGIDIPVLCYMDLHDLGIENKPAGCRICVVEVEGRRNLAPSCSTTCANGMIVKTHTTRVINARRTVMELILSDHPKDCLTCPKSGRCELQDMAVKLGIRNIPGQEYAEMSTYKKDFSPSIIRDVDKCIMCRRCETMCNDFQTVGALSAVNRGFMSVVAPAFEQDLEKSPCTYCGQCVAVCPTGALTEVDHTPKVIRALADPTKTVIVQTAPAVRAALGEEFGLEPGTRVTGKMVAALRQLGFDYIFDTDFAADLTIMEEGTELLTRLGKHLAGDKSVKLPILTSCCPGWVGFFEHNYPDMLDVPSTAKSPQQMFGAIAKTYFADKMGKKREELVVVSVMPCLAKKFECQRDEFKVDGNPDVDFSISTRELAHLIKEFNVRFDELADEDFDNPLGESTGASVIFGATGGVIEAATRTAYELHTGKKLDKVDFTELRGMEGIRSATIDFNGLPINIGIAHGLGNARKLLDEVRLGKTNYHAIEIMACPGGCIGGGGQPLHHGDSSILKARTKAIYTEDTSKVIRKSHENPFIIKLYEEFLGKPMSEKAHHLLHTHYFDKSKKDVFI, from the coding sequence ATGGAAAATATAAAATTAACAATAGATAATAGGCCTGTTGAAGTACCAGTAGGAACTACTGTTTATAAGGCCGCCAAAACCCTCGGAATTGATATTCCTGTACTTTGCTACATGGATCTTCATGATCTTGGGATTGAAAATAAACCAGCAGGTTGTCGTATATGCGTTGTTGAGGTTGAGGGTAGGAGGAATTTAGCTCCAAGCTGTTCTACAACTTGTGCGAATGGCATGATTGTTAAAACTCATACAACCCGAGTTATCAACGCTCGCCGTACTGTTATGGAGTTGATCTTGTCAGATCACCCAAAAGATTGCTTAACCTGCCCTAAAAGTGGTCGTTGCGAGCTTCAGGATATGGCTGTAAAATTGGGAATTCGTAATATCCCTGGTCAGGAGTACGCTGAGATGTCTACCTATAAGAAAGACTTCTCGCCATCCATAATTCGTGATGTTGATAAATGTATCATGTGTCGCCGTTGCGAAACCATGTGTAATGATTTTCAAACTGTTGGAGCACTAAGTGCAGTAAATAGAGGATTTATGTCAGTGGTTGCTCCAGCATTCGAGCAAGATTTAGAAAAATCGCCATGTACATATTGTGGTCAGTGTGTGGCTGTTTGCCCAACTGGTGCATTAACAGAGGTTGACCATACTCCAAAAGTAATTCGTGCTTTAGCTGATCCTACAAAGACTGTAATTGTTCAAACTGCTCCTGCTGTTCGTGCAGCTCTTGGTGAGGAATTTGGACTAGAACCAGGTACACGTGTAACAGGAAAGATGGTTGCAGCGCTTCGTCAACTTGGATTCGACTATATATTCGATACTGATTTTGCAGCTGACTTAACCATTATGGAAGAGGGAACTGAACTTCTTACCCGTTTAGGTAAACATCTAGCTGGTGATAAGAGTGTTAAGTTGCCAATCCTTACAAGTTGCTGCCCTGGTTGGGTAGGTTTCTTTGAGCATAATTATCCTGATATGCTTGATGTTCCTTCAACCGCTAAATCACCACAGCAGATGTTTGGTGCAATTGCAAAGACATACTTTGCTGATAAAATGGGTAAAAAACGCGAGGAATTAGTTGTGGTTTCAGTAATGCCATGCTTAGCTAAAAAATTCGAATGCCAACGCGATGAGTTTAAGGTTGATGGTAATCCAGATGTTGATTTCTCAATCTCAACCCGCGAATTAGCACATCTAATCAAAGAGTTCAATGTAAGATTTGACGAACTTGCCGATGAAGATTTCGATAACCCGCTTGGTGAATCAACAGGTGCATCAGTAATTTTTGGTGCTACAGGTGGTGTAATTGAAGCAGCTACTCGTACTGCTTACGAATTACATACCGGTAAGAAACTTGATAAGGTAGATTTCACTGAACTTCGTGGAATGGAAGGTATACGTTCTGCAACAATCGATTTTAATGGATTACCAATAAATATAGGTATTGCCCATGGATTAGGCAATGCAAGGAAACTTCTTGATGAAGTTCGTTTAGGAAAAACAAATTACCATGCAATTGAAATTATGGCCTGCCCAGGTGGATGTATTGGTGGGGGTGGTCAACCATTACACCATGGTGATTCTTCAATCCTAAAAGCACGTACCAAAGCAATATATACTGAAGATACAAGTAAAGTAATTCGTAAATCACATGAAAATCCTTTTATCATCAAACTTTACGAAGAGTTCCTTGGAAAGCCAATGAGCGAAAAGGCTCATCACCTGCTCCATACGCATTACTTCGATAAAAGCAAAAAGGATGTTTTCATTTAA